From one Simplicispira suum genomic stretch:
- a CDS encoding CBASS cGAMP-activated phospholipase, whose protein sequence is MSTTSHPKEPKEFRILSLSGGGYLGLYTAVVLADLEKQVGEPLGKRFDLIAGTSVGGLLAMALAFEVPMAHIVQLFIERGEEVFSSRRLPGGTVTRLLDMTRSVLGPKYTGEALRREIKKHFGGRTMGDAQHAVVVPAVDVSRSITKVFKTPHTQGSLGDESLSAVDVTLATCAAPAYFPCVKVGERLYADGGLFAVAPDHVALHEAEHFMGAKLARVRMLSIGTATMGYQPTESVEADAGAVGWLTDGRLILTMISVQQQHVKAVMEDRLEDRYMRIDADWPVHAGLGIDVATPEATKTLVGLGEKTLAELNRKRLAAFL, encoded by the coding sequence ATGTCGACAACTTCTCATCCCAAAGAACCCAAAGAATTTCGCATCCTCTCGCTCAGTGGTGGCGGCTACCTGGGCCTCTACACAGCCGTCGTTCTCGCGGATCTGGAAAAGCAGGTGGGCGAACCGCTTGGCAAGCGCTTTGACCTGATTGCTGGCACCTCCGTTGGAGGCCTGCTCGCAATGGCATTGGCATTTGAAGTGCCCATGGCGCACATTGTTCAGCTCTTCATCGAACGCGGCGAAGAAGTGTTTTCCTCGCGCAGGTTGCCGGGTGGGACCGTTACCCGCTTGCTCGACATGACGCGCTCGGTGCTGGGCCCCAAATACACCGGGGAAGCCCTGCGGCGCGAAATCAAGAAGCATTTCGGAGGCCGCACCATGGGCGATGCCCAGCATGCCGTGGTGGTGCCCGCAGTGGATGTGAGCCGCAGTATCACCAAGGTGTTCAAGACGCCCCACACGCAGGGCTCTCTGGGCGACGAGAGTTTGTCTGCGGTGGACGTGACCCTCGCTACCTGCGCCGCGCCAGCCTATTTTCCTTGTGTCAAGGTGGGTGAACGCCTGTACGCCGATGGTGGTCTGTTTGCCGTGGCGCCCGACCATGTGGCGCTGCATGAAGCCGAACATTTCATGGGCGCCAAGCTGGCCCGCGTACGCATGCTGTCCATTGGTACGGCCACCATGGGTTATCAGCCGACCGAATCGGTCGAAGCCGATGCAGGCGCCGTCGGCTGGCTGACCGACGGGCGGTTGATTCTGACCATGATTTCCGTGCAGCAGCAGCATGTGAAGGCCGTGATGGAAGACCGGCTGGAGGATCGCTACATGCGCATCGACGCGGACTGGCCGGTGCACGCCGGGCTCGGCATCGATGTCGCAACTCCAGAAGCGACGAAAACCTTGGTGGGGCTGGGAGAGAAAACCCTGGCGGAACTTAATCGCAAGCGCCTGGCGGCGTTTCTCTGA
- a CDS encoding IS630 family transposase: protein MEKENARKQTLEQLHERRKQVVRLHKKGIKIMQIVAMTGLSYPPVRAAIDLFEAGGWSAIRPALRGRSPGDGRVLSQTQEETIQRMIIDKRPEQLKMDFHLWSRAAVGQLIEQEFGMKLQVRSVGKYLTRWGFTPQKPIKRAYEQSPAAVQAWLEGEYPGIEQRARAEGAEIHWGDETALVHTDVRGRSYAPTGKTPVTMAIGGTRHKLSMIATVTNQGKTRWMIIDEAFDADKLIEFLQALIKDAGKKVFLILDNLRVHHSKLVKAWVAEHKDQIELFYLPSYSPQLNPEERLNADLKQEMGKRVPVRTKAKLREAANDHMAMLEQNPERVIGYFQDRRVRYAA from the coding sequence ATGGAAAAAGAAAACGCAAGAAAGCAAACACTGGAGCAACTTCACGAGCGCCGCAAGCAAGTCGTGCGGCTGCACAAGAAAGGCATCAAGATCATGCAAATCGTGGCGATGACAGGGTTGAGCTACCCGCCGGTGCGCGCCGCGATTGACCTCTTTGAAGCCGGCGGCTGGAGCGCTATTCGGCCCGCCTTGCGCGGGCGTAGCCCAGGCGATGGCCGGGTCCTCAGTCAAACGCAAGAAGAGACGATTCAAAGAATGATCATCGACAAGCGTCCCGAGCAACTCAAGATGGACTTTCACCTGTGGAGCCGAGCGGCCGTGGGCCAATTGATCGAACAAGAATTTGGCATGAAACTACAGGTTCGTAGTGTCGGCAAGTACCTCACCCGCTGGGGCTTCACACCGCAAAAACCAATCAAGCGTGCGTACGAGCAAAGCCCTGCCGCAGTCCAGGCTTGGTTGGAGGGCGAGTACCCCGGCATCGAGCAGCGCGCCAGAGCTGAAGGGGCCGAAATTCACTGGGGCGATGAGACCGCTTTGGTCCACACGGATGTGCGCGGCAGAAGCTATGCGCCGACAGGCAAAACGCCAGTGACCATGGCTATTGGCGGCACCCGCCACAAGCTCTCCATGATTGCAACTGTGACCAACCAGGGCAAGACGCGCTGGATGATCATTGACGAGGCGTTTGACGCCGACAAGCTCATTGAATTCCTGCAAGCCTTGATCAAGGATGCAGGTAAAAAAGTCTTTCTGATTCTGGACAATTTGCGTGTGCATCACAGCAAGCTGGTGAAGGCTTGGGTGGCCGAACACAAAGACCAAATTGAGCTGTTCTACCTGCCCAGCTACAGCCCACAGCTCAACCCAGAAGAGCGGCTCAATGCGGATTTGAAGCAAGAGATGGGCAAGCGCGTACCGGTCAGAACCAAGGCCAAGTTACGCGAGGCCGCGAACGATCATATGGCGATGCTGGAGCAAAACCCGGAACGGGTTATTGGCTACTTCCAGGATCGCCGAGTTCGCTACGCGGCTTAA
- a CDS encoding DHH family phosphoesterase, which translates to MKTILPLQLLVAPRHDDPAPLVLYHGRNCPDGFAAALAAWRFYGGAVELRGLDHGEARTVADLPALDGRAVYILDFSFPAELLRAIDERAARLVLLDHHKSAADALDGFACRCGVVHFDMSKSGARLAWEFFLPDVPLPDLVRYVEDRDLWNWQFPESAAYLAALDMEPQDFARWSELADFTPEQSAQFMARGQAMDEKFSKLAADIAEGAQAVVFNGEAGLMVNAPGVFHSLLGELLSRRSGTFALMWTAGQGGVVKVGLRSQRGYDCIPLAQSMGGGGHAQACGFKMAAERLPGLLTGVLDAQQGAR; encoded by the coding sequence ATGAAAACCATCCTTCCCCTGCAACTGCTGGTGGCTCCGCGCCACGACGATCCCGCGCCCCTGGTGCTCTACCACGGCCGCAATTGCCCCGACGGTTTTGCTGCGGCGCTGGCGGCCTGGCGGTTTTACGGCGGCGCCGTGGAGCTGCGCGGTCTGGACCATGGCGAGGCACGCACCGTGGCCGACCTTCCGGCGCTCGACGGCCGGGCGGTCTACATCCTTGATTTTTCCTTTCCTGCGGAGCTGCTGCGCGCCATCGACGAGCGTGCCGCGCGCCTGGTGCTGCTGGATCACCACAAAAGCGCCGCAGATGCGCTGGACGGCTTTGCCTGCCGCTGCGGCGTGGTGCATTTCGACATGAGCAAATCGGGCGCGCGTCTGGCCTGGGAGTTCTTTTTGCCTGATGTGCCGCTGCCCGATCTGGTGCGCTATGTGGAGGACCGCGATCTGTGGAACTGGCAGTTCCCCGAGAGCGCAGCCTACCTGGCAGCGCTCGACATGGAGCCGCAGGACTTCGCGCGCTGGAGCGAGCTGGCCGATTTCACGCCCGAGCAAAGTGCCCAGTTCATGGCGCGCGGCCAGGCGATGGATGAAAAATTCAGCAAACTCGCCGCCGATATCGCCGAAGGCGCCCAAGCGGTGGTGTTCAACGGCGAGGCAGGTCTCATGGTGAACGCACCGGGGGTGTTCCACAGCCTGTTGGGTGAGCTGCTATCGCGCCGTTCGGGTACGTTTGCGCTGATGTGGACCGCCGGCCAGGGCGGTGTGGTCAAGGTGGGCCTGCGCTCGCAGCGCGGCTACGACTGCATTCCCCTGGCACAAAGCATGGGCGGCGGCGGCCATGCCCAGGCCTGCGGCTTCAAGATGGCGGCGGAACGCCTGCCCGGCCTGCTGACCGGTGTGCTGGACGCGCAGCAGGGGGCGCGATGA
- a CDS encoding succinylglutamate desuccinylase/aspartoacylase domain-containing protein — protein MTQSLPHFEVLPRDLSAYRTGNTGVDYVHRLDSGKPGPHVLINALTHGNEFCGMVAALHLLDTGVRPQVGTLTVSFANVQAYESFDIERPFESRQLVHNLNRVWSVAELEGAAVSPELLRARALRPVVAAADHILDLHSTSQDVQPFWVYPAFARNAQAARAIGVPAVHLVMPKGLGTGVPLIQHGRHGEADGTGVALVAECGQHFHQASADTAIAVTLGFLAHFGLIEASAPGATVMPARRFELLETFLVKTPAFAFVRPLVGFETFDEGELIATDGASEIRSPCQGCTVFMPTREPIVGREAVYLTRPLAD, from the coding sequence ATGACCCAAAGCCTCCCCCACTTCGAAGTTCTGCCGCGCGATCTGTCGGCCTACCGCACCGGCAATACCGGGGTGGACTATGTGCACCGGCTGGACTCCGGAAAGCCCGGACCGCATGTGCTTATCAATGCCCTGACCCATGGCAACGAGTTCTGCGGCATGGTGGCTGCGCTGCATTTGCTCGATACCGGCGTGCGGCCGCAGGTTGGCACGCTCACGGTCAGCTTTGCCAATGTGCAGGCCTACGAGAGCTTTGACATCGAGCGGCCTTTCGAGAGCCGCCAGCTGGTGCACAACCTGAACCGCGTCTGGTCGGTGGCCGAACTCGAAGGCGCCGCCGTGAGCCCCGAGCTGTTGCGTGCCAGGGCGCTTCGCCCGGTGGTGGCTGCGGCCGACCACATTCTGGATTTGCATTCCACCAGCCAGGACGTGCAGCCGTTCTGGGTGTATCCGGCGTTTGCTCGCAACGCCCAGGCGGCGCGCGCCATCGGCGTGCCTGCGGTGCATCTGGTGATGCCCAAGGGGCTGGGCACGGGCGTGCCACTGATCCAGCACGGCCGCCATGGCGAAGCGGATGGCACGGGCGTGGCGCTGGTGGCCGAATGCGGCCAGCATTTTCACCAGGCGTCGGCCGACACGGCCATCGCGGTGACACTGGGATTTCTGGCCCACTTCGGGTTGATTGAGGCCTCGGCGCCCGGCGCGACCGTCATGCCGGCGCGGCGTTTTGAGTTGCTGGAAACTTTCTTGGTGAAGACGCCGGCTTTCGCCTTTGTGCGCCCCTTGGTAGGGTTCGAGACCTTCGATGAGGGCGAACTGATTGCCACCGATGGCGCCAGCGAAATTCGCTCGCCTTGCCAGGGCTGCACCGTCTTCATGCCCACGCGCGAGCCCATCGTCGGGCGCGAGGCGGTGTACCTCACGCGCCCGCTGGCAGATTGA
- a CDS encoding TerB family tellurite resistance protein — MFQSFKDFLSEITQAPQADSPAERAQRVQLAAAVLMVEVVRADGRLDANERATALAALHQRFDLAPEALAALLDQAQDSSRSAYDYQQFTSRINDAFSHDDKVRLVEALWQIAYADAHIDANENHAINKIAGLLYVTHGEYIAAKMRAKAAANIP; from the coding sequence ATGTTTCAGAGCTTCAAAGACTTTCTCTCGGAAATCACCCAAGCGCCCCAGGCCGATTCGCCCGCCGAGCGTGCACAGCGTGTGCAGCTCGCGGCGGCCGTGCTGATGGTGGAGGTGGTGCGCGCCGATGGCCGCCTGGACGCGAACGAGCGCGCAACCGCGCTGGCGGCGCTGCACCAACGCTTTGATCTGGCGCCCGAAGCACTCGCCGCCTTGCTCGATCAGGCGCAAGACAGCTCCCGCAGCGCCTACGACTACCAGCAGTTCACCAGCCGCATCAACGACGCCTTCAGCCACGACGACAAGGTCCGGCTCGTCGAAGCCCTTTGGCAGATCGCCTATGCCGACGCCCACATCGACGCCAACGAGAACCACGCCATCAACAAGATCGCAGGGCTGCTGTACGTGACACATGGCGAATACATCGCCGCCAAGATGCGCGCCAAGGCAGCAGCGAACATCCCGTAG
- a CDS encoding EAL domain-containing protein, producing MDSQPIAPEDADQWLEAVVEPLPQLGEMLDVLRRRCGIDFSGYKTTTLTRRARQRMARLSVLRTEDYLEMLQEQAGEREALSGELLVSVTEFFRDAEVFRQLEEEVLPDLLRGRDAGQDLRIWCAGCASGEEAYSVTMLALEAAGRLGFHGNVKVFGTDLAPQALAQASRGSYEGESLAAVPEGLRRRYLQGDSSGGMRADATLRRHLVFARHNLLSDPPFTCIDLALCRNLLIYLKPEAQFKALSQLHFSLKPQGLLLLGASENVGAFELNAFSAVDRSHKLFRKQPAVLARNFDSHTLGAQAVPALPSMEPSAKNQGQEPGPEGLAAELDATRERLHEMVLELQTSHERLDLSNEELTASNEELQSTNEELKSVNEDLYALNKELEMRNDELDALNRDYDHLLDSTEIGTVFLDSDLSLRRFSPGVDDFLALRGSDIGRPIGDIRYRLGPQESFLENLRECAAREKRIEREAMLADGRWVFERMLPFRDDTGRGHGVVLTWTDISKIKHIESVAEKLAADRERLLGILEVLPDGVYIVNAEHEVEYVNPVLKREFGDVDGRKCHEYFHNNPDPCSWCKNVDVFAGRSVQWQWVSPKGRTYDLFDIPLKNADGSISKLELFHDITDMKEARRRLDEAARIARVGHWEWNIAADDLRWSDEIFACFGFDPAEFVPTFERFLQQIEPDDRQRVQDGVTQALQQDLPYEMEFRFRRADGSAGVGFASGSVQRDAAGKPVTLAGAMQDISRLRESELRFKVAFRASPLAASIARIPDGTFLEVNDRYETWFGWSALDLVGRTTLEVGLWADVEARAAWLSELQHRGSTLNFEAEWVCKSGEKRCVSISAELINLHDEQHVVAFAQDITEHKESAARIEFLAHHDPLTGLPNRVLFRDRFELARAWTERSNHKVALLYLDLDHFKQINDTLGHPLGDVLLQQVAKRLSGTLRDTDTISRQGGDEFLIALTDVQDVEGVGRIASKITEALARPFEIEGHQLAVTLSIGIALCPDDGADFDTLLQRADTAMYRAKESGRNTYCFYTSEMNAQALENLKMRSALHWALDQQEFVLHYQPQVDLVSGAVIGVEALLRWQRADGELVPPGRFIPAAEESGQIVPIGEWVLREACAQAVRWQQAGLPELTMAVNLSAVQFRRGDLLASVTQALEESGLDPARLELELTESLLMEDIEATLQTVQRFKALGVSLAIDDFGTGYSSLAYLRRFSVDKLKIDQSFVRDIVSDPEDAAIVRAIISMARSLKLRVVAEGVESAEVARVLNLYHCQEAQGYHFGRPMPAQAFSDWMGERCAQA from the coding sequence ATGGACTCCCAGCCCATTGCCCCAGAAGATGCCGACCAATGGCTGGAAGCGGTTGTTGAGCCGCTGCCACAACTGGGCGAGATGCTTGACGTGCTGCGGCGGCGTTGCGGCATCGACTTTTCTGGCTACAAAACCACCACCTTGACCCGGCGCGCGCGCCAGCGCATGGCCCGCCTCTCGGTGCTCAGGACCGAAGACTACCTGGAGATGCTGCAAGAGCAGGCCGGCGAGCGCGAGGCGCTGAGCGGGGAATTGCTGGTCAGCGTCACCGAGTTTTTTCGTGACGCCGAGGTGTTTCGCCAATTGGAGGAGGAAGTGCTGCCCGATCTGCTGCGCGGTCGGGACGCTGGGCAGGACCTGCGCATCTGGTGCGCGGGCTGTGCCAGTGGAGAAGAAGCCTATTCGGTGACCATGCTGGCGCTGGAGGCCGCTGGGCGGCTGGGGTTTCACGGCAACGTCAAAGTGTTCGGAACCGACCTGGCGCCCCAGGCCCTGGCGCAGGCCTCGCGCGGAAGCTATGAGGGCGAAAGCCTTGCCGCAGTGCCCGAAGGCTTGCGCCGACGCTATCTGCAGGGCGATTCGTCCGGGGGCATGCGTGCCGACGCCACGCTGCGCCGCCACCTGGTGTTTGCCCGGCACAACTTGCTGAGCGACCCGCCGTTTACCTGCATCGATCTGGCGCTGTGCCGCAATCTGCTTATTTACCTCAAGCCGGAGGCGCAGTTCAAGGCCTTGTCGCAACTGCATTTCTCGCTCAAGCCACAGGGGCTGCTGCTGCTCGGCGCGAGCGAAAACGTCGGCGCGTTTGAGTTGAATGCCTTTTCCGCAGTGGACCGCAGCCACAAGCTGTTTCGCAAGCAGCCTGCGGTACTGGCCCGAAATTTTGACTCCCACACCCTGGGCGCCCAGGCGGTTCCAGCGCTGCCCAGTATGGAGCCCTCTGCAAAAAATCAAGGGCAAGAGCCAGGGCCGGAAGGCCTGGCTGCCGAGCTGGACGCCACGCGCGAGCGTTTGCACGAAATGGTGCTGGAGTTGCAGACCAGCCATGAGCGCCTCGACCTGAGCAACGAGGAACTCACGGCGTCCAATGAAGAGCTGCAAAGCACCAATGAGGAGCTCAAGTCGGTCAACGAAGACCTGTATGCGCTGAACAAAGAGCTGGAGATGCGCAACGACGAGCTCGATGCCCTCAACCGCGACTACGACCACCTGCTCGACAGTACCGAAATCGGCACCGTCTTTCTTGATAGCGATCTGAGCCTGCGGCGCTTTAGCCCCGGCGTGGACGACTTTTTGGCGCTGCGCGGAAGCGATATCGGCCGACCGATTGGCGACATCCGCTACCGGCTGGGCCCGCAGGAAAGCTTTCTGGAAAATCTGCGCGAATGCGCAGCCAGGGAGAAGCGCATCGAGCGCGAAGCCATGCTGGCCGATGGGCGCTGGGTATTCGAGCGCATGCTGCCGTTTCGCGACGATACAGGCCGGGGCCATGGCGTGGTGCTGACCTGGACCGACATCAGCAAGATCAAACACATAGAGTCCGTCGCTGAGAAGCTGGCTGCAGACCGCGAGCGCTTGCTGGGCATTCTGGAAGTCCTGCCGGACGGCGTGTACATCGTCAACGCCGAGCATGAGGTCGAGTACGTCAACCCCGTGCTCAAGCGCGAGTTTGGGGACGTGGACGGGCGCAAATGCCACGAGTACTTCCACAACAACCCGGATCCATGCAGCTGGTGCAAGAACGTCGACGTGTTCGCGGGGCGCAGCGTGCAATGGCAATGGGTTTCGCCCAAAGGTCGCACCTACGATCTGTTCGACATACCGCTGAAGAACGCCGACGGCAGCATCAGCAAGCTCGAACTGTTTCACGACATTACGGACATGAAAGAGGCGCGCCGGCGCCTGGACGAGGCAGCCCGCATTGCGCGTGTGGGCCACTGGGAATGGAACATTGCGGCGGACGACCTGCGCTGGAGCGACGAGATATTTGCCTGTTTTGGCTTCGATCCGGCCGAATTCGTCCCCACTTTCGAGCGTTTCCTGCAGCAGATTGAGCCGGATGATCGCCAGCGTGTGCAAGACGGCGTGACCCAGGCACTCCAGCAAGACCTGCCCTACGAAATGGAGTTCCGCTTCCGCCGGGCCGACGGCAGCGCGGGGGTTGGCTTTGCCAGCGGCAGCGTCCAGCGTGATGCTGCGGGAAAGCCGGTCACGCTGGCTGGGGCCATGCAGGACATCAGCAGACTGCGCGAGAGCGAACTGAGGTTCAAGGTGGCATTCCGTGCGAGCCCACTGGCGGCATCCATTGCGCGCATTCCCGACGGCACGTTTCTCGAAGTGAACGACCGCTACGAAACCTGGTTTGGTTGGTCGGCGCTTGATCTGGTGGGGCGGACCACGCTGGAAGTGGGTTTGTGGGCCGATGTGGAAGCTCGCGCGGCCTGGCTTTCCGAATTGCAGCACCGGGGCAGCACGCTCAATTTTGAGGCCGAATGGGTCTGCAAGTCGGGCGAGAAGCGCTGCGTGAGTATCTCGGCCGAGCTGATCAATCTGCACGACGAGCAGCATGTGGTGGCGTTTGCACAGGACATCACCGAGCACAAGGAAAGCGCTGCGCGCATTGAATTCCTGGCACACCACGACCCGCTCACCGGCCTGCCCAACCGGGTGCTGTTTCGCGACCGTTTCGAGCTGGCCCGCGCCTGGACGGAGCGCAGCAACCACAAGGTGGCGCTGCTCTACCTGGACCTGGACCACTTCAAACAGATCAACGACACGCTGGGGCATCCGCTTGGCGACGTGCTGCTTCAGCAGGTCGCCAAGCGTCTTTCCGGCACGCTGCGCGATACCGACACGATCAGCCGCCAGGGCGGCGACGAATTTCTGATCGCCTTGACCGATGTTCAGGATGTCGAGGGCGTGGGCCGCATTGCCAGCAAGATCACGGAAGCCCTGGCGCGTCCCTTTGAAATCGAAGGCCACCAGCTGGCAGTGACGCTTTCGATCGGCATTGCCTTGTGTCCCGACGACGGGGCCGACTTCGACACTTTGCTCCAGCGTGCAGATACGGCCATGTACCGGGCCAAGGAGAGCGGGCGCAACACCTATTGCTTCTACACGAGCGAAATGAATGCGCAGGCGCTGGAGAATCTCAAGATGCGATCGGCCCTGCATTGGGCCCTGGACCAGCAGGAGTTCGTGCTGCACTACCAGCCACAGGTGGATCTGGTCAGTGGTGCTGTGATTGGTGTCGAAGCACTGCTGCGCTGGCAACGCGCCGACGGTGAACTGGTGCCGCCGGGTCGCTTTATCCCGGCGGCTGAAGAGAGCGGGCAAATCGTGCCCATCGGTGAATGGGTGTTGCGCGAGGCTTGCGCCCAGGCTGTGCGCTGGCAGCAGGCCGGGCTGCCGGAGCTGACCATGGCGGTCAACCTGTCGGCCGTGCAGTTCCGGCGTGGTGATTTGCTGGCCAGCGTGACGCAGGCATTGGAAGAGTCGGGCCTGGACCCGGCGCGGCTGGAGCTTGAACTGACCGAGTCGCTGCTGATGGAAGATATCGAAGCGACGCTGCAAACGGTGCAGCGATTCAAGGCGCTGGGCGTGAGCCTGGCCATCGACGATTTCGGAACCGGGTATTCCAGTCTGGCCTATTTGCGCCGTTTCTCGGTAGACAAGCTCAAGATCGACCAGTCTTTCGTGCGGGACATCGTGAGCGACCCGGAAGACGCCGCCATCGTGCGCGCCATCATCAGCATGGCACGCAGCCTCAAGCTGCGTGTCGTGGCCGAGGGCGTTGAGAGCGCCGAAGTGGCGCGCGTTCTCAACCTCTACCATTGCCAGGAAGCGCAGGGCTACCATTTCGGCCGGCCCATGCCTGCCCAGGCCTTCAGCGACTGGATGGGTGAGCGATGCGCACAAGCCTGA
- the rarD gene encoding EamA family transporter RarD, translating to MLKGVIASVLASVLFGVIYWISPFLKPLGGEEIYGWRVLATLPFTTVLLLWRGEWTQVRALAERVRERPALGAALVLSAAMVGVQLWLFMWAPMAGRALPVSLGYFLLPLVMVLAGGVLYRERLSGPHKLATALAAAGVGAELLRAGGVSWETWVVAVGYPLYFALRRRLRTEKLGGHWVDMALAVPVAVYFVLRAPSTLPVVAGDLPLAALVLVVGVLSAVALALYMAASQLLPMGLFGLLTYVEPVLLVVVALLLGERLAPGQWVLYGLVFTAVGVLVADALRQMVCAPSMEKKLKKSDATADAD from the coding sequence ATGCTGAAGGGCGTCATTGCTTCGGTGCTGGCCTCGGTGCTGTTTGGCGTCATCTACTGGATTTCGCCGTTTCTCAAGCCGCTCGGCGGAGAAGAGATTTACGGCTGGCGCGTGCTGGCCACGCTGCCATTCACTACCGTGCTGCTGCTGTGGCGGGGCGAATGGACGCAGGTGCGCGCGCTGGCCGAGCGCGTGCGCGAGCGCCCGGCGCTTGGCGCGGCGCTGGTGCTGAGCGCCGCCATGGTGGGCGTGCAGCTGTGGCTGTTCATGTGGGCACCCATGGCAGGCCGGGCTTTGCCGGTGTCGCTGGGCTACTTTCTGCTGCCACTGGTGATGGTGCTCGCTGGCGGCGTGCTGTACCGCGAGCGGCTCTCGGGCCCGCACAAGCTGGCAACGGCGCTGGCTGCTGCGGGCGTTGGCGCCGAGTTGCTGCGCGCTGGCGGCGTGTCGTGGGAGACCTGGGTGGTGGCGGTGGGCTATCCGCTGTATTTCGCGCTGCGCCGACGTCTGCGCACCGAAAAACTCGGCGGCCATTGGGTGGACATGGCGCTGGCGGTGCCTGTGGCGGTGTACTTCGTGCTGCGGGCGCCTTCCACCCTGCCCGTCGTGGCGGGCGATCTGCCTCTGGCCGCGCTGGTGCTGGTGGTGGGCGTGCTGAGCGCTGTTGCGCTGGCGCTGTACATGGCGGCCAGCCAGTTGCTGCCCATGGGTTTGTTTGGTCTGTTGACCTATGTGGAGCCGGTGCTGCTGGTGGTGGTGGCGCTGCTGCTGGGCGAGCGCCTGGCGCCGGGGCAGTGGGTGCTGTACGGTCTGGTGTTTACAGCGGTGGGGGTGCTGGTGGCGGATGCACTGCGTCAGATGGTTTGTGCCCCCTCCATGGAGAAAAAATTGAAAAAAAGTGATGCTACCGCTGATGCAGACTAA
- a CDS encoding MgtC/SapB family protein: MDSAWNQIGGTVAAEFSDLTDLSDATRIVVRLLVAGMLGGILGWEREHAGKAAGVRTHMLVAMGAALFVLVSQQMGIEAPDMSRVVQGIVAGVGFLGAGTILKGSGEEKVHGLTTAAGIWLTAAIGTAAGLGLEATAVLSAVLAFAVLGALPLLQRVLTRRTGAPPDHSQ, translated from the coding sequence ATGGATAGCGCCTGGAACCAGATTGGCGGCACCGTGGCCGCAGAGTTTTCCGACCTGACCGACCTCTCGGACGCCACGCGCATCGTTGTGCGCCTGCTGGTGGCGGGGATGCTCGGCGGTATTCTGGGCTGGGAGCGCGAGCATGCCGGCAAAGCGGCGGGCGTGCGCACCCACATGCTGGTGGCCATGGGCGCCGCACTGTTTGTACTGGTTTCGCAGCAGATGGGGATCGAAGCGCCGGACATGAGCCGCGTCGTCCAGGGTATCGTTGCCGGCGTGGGGTTCCTGGGCGCGGGCACCATCCTCAAGGGCAGTGGGGAGGAAAAGGTCCATGGCCTGACGACCGCTGCGGGCATCTGGCTCACTGCGGCCATCGGTACGGCGGCCGGCCTCGGCCTGGAAGCCACCGCCGTCCTCAGTGCCGTGCTTGCCTTTGCCGTCCTGGGCGCCCTGCCGCTGCTGCAGCGGGTGCTGACGCGGCGCACCGGCGCACCCCCAGATCACAGCCAGTAG
- a CDS encoding DUF2242 domain-containing protein produces the protein MALRSLFSRSALLAVALVLAGCSSAPHQYALQERFGSGDMHSRLFDATPEQTCEAGRRALLSQGYLINVARKDMVEGGKSFQPDAESHMQMTIRVVCVPDGGRGSVTLGFVTGVQDSYTVKKSNNSASVGVPALGSVSLPFMAGSESLVKVGSQTINSEVFYDRFFDILKRYLLEDTGIEADGQAPASK, from the coding sequence TTGGCGCTTCGGTCCTTGTTTTCGCGCAGTGCGCTGCTTGCCGTTGCGCTGGTGCTGGCTGGCTGCAGTTCTGCCCCGCACCAATACGCCTTGCAGGAGCGCTTTGGCTCGGGCGACATGCATTCGCGCCTGTTTGACGCCACGCCGGAGCAAACCTGCGAAGCGGGCCGGCGCGCGCTGCTCAGCCAGGGCTATCTGATCAACGTGGCTCGCAAGGACATGGTGGAAGGCGGCAAGAGCTTCCAGCCCGACGCCGAATCGCATATGCAGATGACGATCCGCGTGGTCTGCGTGCCCGACGGCGGGCGCGGCAGCGTCACACTGGGCTTTGTCACTGGCGTGCAGGACAGTTACACCGTCAAAAAAAGCAACAACTCGGCCAGCGTGGGGGTGCCGGCGCTGGGCTCGGTGTCGCTGCCCTTCATGGCGGGAAGCGAATCCTTGGTCAAGGTGGGCAGCCAGACCATCAACTCCGAGGTCTTCTACGACCGCTTCTTCGACATCCTCAAGCGCTATCTGCTGGAAGACACGGGTATTGAGGCCGACGGGCAAGCACCAGCGAGCAAATAG